The window tcaaaactgaaTTGTCAGTTTTGTCATCTTTAAGTAGAATGTGTACATTCTTTCCatagaagaaatttaaatatacagaAGGAGTGAACCTGCCTGTCTCATCTTGATTTTCTTCAGTGTCACGTTTGCTGATAATTTAGATTTGTCTGTATCTGTGGTAAAGGTAGAAATAAAATCTGTGCACTCAACTCTCCATGGttaaaagtatcttttaaaaaagtttgcccaaatttaaaaatttgtttgcgggcacctgggtggctcagtcagttaagcatctgccttcagctcaggtcatgatcccagggtccctgggatcgaaccgcacattgggctccctgctctgcggggagcctgcttgtcccttcccctctgccccctacttgtgcttgctctctctctcaaataaataaataaaatcttaaaaaaaaaaaaaaaaagaatggggaacGGATTGAAAGTGAAACAAGCAGATAAAAGAGGGAGCAGCCGCAAGACTGAAAACTTGACTTAACTAATATAGATGAGGAAACGTAAGTGACTAGAGAAAGATAAGGAATGATCAGACCTGGAACAGGCTAAGAAGATCATGGGTGGTAGaggtaaaaagcaaaacaaaataaactgagAAATAGATCATGGTTACTTCAGGGTGGAAATAATGGTTGGGGATAGATGCCAGGGTCAGCATAGctacagaaatggaaagatacaacTCAGTAAAAAAGAGGTTAAATTGTGCATGATGATATACTTTATTTGGTGAATAGCAGGAGGGGAACATTAATTCTAAGTTGAGGCCTGGTTTTGTAGAATACTTTTTTAGCTTCTCAGCACACAAGAAAAGCACGCAGAACCACTCTGAATCCTTGGTTTAGATGgtagaggtttttaaaaatgtaatgtgttttgtttgggttttttgttttgttttgattttagaaaaGTGTGACTGAGAGAGATTTTtgccagctagtatctttaagtGGATTATGTCACCTTTATTATTCTCCCCTCTCCTTAAGTAGATTAAACTTCTTAAATTATGaaacttcattcatttatatatatgccAGTGGACCCAGTGTTTGAGGAACTTAAATACAAATATGATACCCTGAGTTACAAGAGAGGTTTCTCAGAATTGCTAAAGCATGTGTATATGATTACTAGACAGCATTTATTTGTGATTCTTCAGTAACCACCTCCTCAGCTGTGCTTCTTTTCCAACACCaagactttcatttttcttcttcctgccatCTTCTCATCTTTTTATAGCAAGGACCGTGCAGCAACTACTGCTGGAGCTCCTGGCCTGGCAGGTGGGCACCACCGGGAAGCATGGGCCACCAAAGGTCCCTCCTATGAGGACTTATACACTCAGAATGTTGTCATTAACATGGATGACCAAGAAGATCATCGAGCCTCACTGGAGGGGAAATCTGCCAAAGAGAGACCCATTTGGTTGAGAGAGAGCACTGTCCAAGGAGCATATAGTTCTGAAGAGATGAAGGAAGGTAAGAGTAGAAGTCAGTAAAATGAATATGGCTTGGGTTCAATGGAAAATGAACTTGACTTAGTGGGCAATTCTTAGTTTTATTGGTAATTATATCTGTTTTACAAAACAATTGCGTTATACCAGGAAGTAAGAAATTAAGCAATAAGCATTAAAACCAACCAATATATGCTTGTATTATCCTTCAACTTAGTTGAAATAACAAGTAGattttaaatctccatttttagaataaagaaattaCCATTTCTTTGTCTTAATTTCATGGAAAAGTGCTGTTACCTTCAAAGTGGCCACATTCACCTGTTGTTTATTCTTCTGTTGCCCTAacttatattcctttttatttctctgaattgGGAACCAAAACTATTTACCAGTGCAAACTTGTTTATGTTGTCTCCTCATAAATACCAAGTGTGTTTGTGCCTacctgaaatatataaaaagaagccACCTGAGTAAAGGATTAAGGATTCTTACTATCCAAAATTGGCAGAACTCCATACTAGAAGATTTTAGAACTCTCAGTGATCCCTAAAGACATAAGGATTACATAGTAACCAGCAGTTTGAGAATTGcagcattttactttttaaaactttaaagttaGTGGATTCAAAGGCTTTGTTTGGGCTAATGTAGaaaatgtgaggctcaaactggACAGAGATTACTCAGAAACTGGGAAGCAGAGATGAAAGGGAGTTTGTACATCTGGTTAGGTTTTGTCAGCATTAGAATCTACGTGGCCCTATTCCCAAGTTATGTATCATTTCTAACACATCACCTGAGTATGGTTCTTTAATCCCTGAAACTGAAAACCACTTGTTTTTTGGTATTTCTCCTAACCTCTTTTCCCTTTATATTAGCATTTCTTTCACTCTGTATGCTAAGCATTAAAAAGTAGTATGGAGTTGGGTAGTGATAATAAAATCAGATAATATCTCTAGTGTGATTCTTCTTGGTGTTTTGATgccaatcagaaaaaaattttctttggcAACCATACTTtactctccctccttcccactgaTTAGCTTGGCTACAATGTTTAGTTATTTTGATTCAAATTGTTTTAGATTATACAGGAGTGACCCTGTCGACTATTTAGTAGGCTTGTTTTCCCCAACTTGGCTTCTTGCCTGTTCTTAAAGCTACCAAACCTTCTTTTCTTTGAACTTAGaaacaaaattgaataaaataaaactattgttAGCCCATATTATGTACAATTAGGCTCATAAGCTTAACATTCATTGTTTATGATTTCCTTGAATGCTAGAATTTGAATCATAAGGGCCTTTAAAAAGTTATCTAGGCTACCcaattctgaatattttctttctgtataaaATAGGATAGTATACTCCCATGTCTAAATTTAtcttcttgggatgcctgggtggctcaggccgttaagcgtctgccttcagcccaggtcatgatcccagggttctgggatcgagtcccgcatcgggctctttgctcagcgaagagcctgcttctccctctgcctgcctctccctctgcttgtgcactctctctctctcataaataataaataaaatctttaaaaatcaatcaataaataaatttatcttcttaatttttatggTAGAATAGGCTCTAGTGAATGTGTTTGTCCTACACTTAATTTTCCTCAGACTTCaagttattttaatatcttttagaGTTTTATAGACTTTAATCATGTGCTCATTACTATACTGAAAGCATAGTAATCTATTCTAATTCTGTTTGCTTCTACTTTCCTTACAAATAGTCCTCTTCCCCCAAGGCACCTCCgtctacattttttatttcattttaattgtctttttctggaCCTTCTCCAACCATAATATACTTTACTTTAGATCTAGTAACCAGAACAATACATGTTGTTTATGCATGGATTCATCATTAATGATTTGAGTTTTACTTAGAGTATCCTTCTGGTTTTTACCTGATGCTTTGTTGCTTTGGGTCTGGAAGCATATTAAGACCAGCAACTTTAGAAACATATGCAGAGAATTTTAAAGACCCTCCCCTGCCCCGTATCAGATAGCTTGGACCAGGTCTTTCAATATGTTTTAGATTGTTTTTCTATAGGCAGATTTTCTTACACTTGCCAGTATAGAAATAAATCTGCCAGTTTTCTGCCCACTTCAGCtcttcctatgttttttttttttttgccatcagCTTGGCCTTTAAGCATCCAGAATTGCTTAGCATCATCAGTGAACTTGACAGTTTCCCattatatatgtcttttttgtAACTTACAACTGTTCAATAAGACTGTTCCTAGAACTAGTGTTTCTACTTTACCATCCAGATATTTGCTCATTTATCCTTATTTATTGTTGTATGTCTTCATCTATAACAGAGCagttccttttttccccaaacttcttAGGACCCTTGTCATAAATCTTTTAGATATGATGATTTAGTTTATAAAACTAAATTGCTTTTCCcctaattttatatttactttaaacattaatcaaaatattatgttgGTAATATTAAGCTTATtggaaaaatcttaaagaagTGATGATTGCCTTAGAGacaattctttgtcttttttttttcctattgaaataCTGCATTGGCAGTAAGGACTCTAGGAATGAGCCTCAGCCCTTAGCAGTGTTTTAAAGTAGTGAAGTTtgattttaattctcattttcacATCCATGTTATCAAAAGCCTATTTTCTCTGACTTGAACTTTTAACTTCTCAATTCCtgtttccctttctgtctcttaaGCTACCCAATCTCATATCTCAGGAGTTCTACACTTTCTAAATCGTCTAAGGTTATGCTAATCCATTCTAATGTGCTAATGAGAAGATACTTCATTCATGGCCAGAATTGGTCATTTCTGTGCCTTTTCttggtgatgatgttgatgatagATAACACTAAACTAAATGCCAGGCTCATTCTAAACACTTCACAGATATTCACTTAATCCCCACAATTATCCAGTGAGGTATTTACTCATTTTCCCCCCCTTTTTGTActtgagaaaattgaagcagagAGAGATGAAGTAACCTGATCAAAATCATAGTTAATAACGTGttagagtcaggatttgaatcagGGAGTTAGGTTCCAAACaacatttttaatccttttatatgttttaaatagcAATATACTTGGTACTCAGAATACAGAAtacaaatgtttttcttaaatttttcatctGTAATTTTTCAGGCCTCATACGTACACAAAATGATAGGAGGTGTGTGGTGAGAGaagcttcattcctttttataaagagttcaaagtacaCTTAGTTtgtttcaggaaaataaaactgcatttattcactcatgtatttatttggtgCCTAATAAGTGATAGGCACTATTTTGGGTACATGGGATATATCattgaataaaaaagataagtatCTGTTTGTGGAGAACCTATATCCTGGGAAAGGAGGTAACAAAGACAATAGACAAGAATTATTATGTTAGAAAGTAAgtgctatggggaaaaaaaatagagcattGGGAATTTAGGGTGGGGTGAATTATAAGAAGGCAGCAtttgaataaaaacataaaggatGTGATGGTGTTAGCTATATAACATAGAGGGAAAATATCCCAGGTAGAGGACACAGGGAATACAAAGGCCTTAAGGTTGGAGTGAAGTGATATGTACAGGGAATACCATGGGGCTACTGTGGCTAGAGAagaatgagcaaagggaaagagaagaggtgaGGTAGGTAGGTGAGCAAGTGAGCAGGAGGGGTTCCAAATAATGTAGGACTCTCTAGGCCATTGTAAAGCTTTTGGCTTTTACTTGAAGCAAGATGAAGAGCCGTGTTTTGATTTCCTATTTTGCCAGCTACAGTACTTGGTCCTTCATAGACATAATTACATATGTTCTTATCCACAGCTCTGTAAGGTAGTTGTTTTTATCACTCCCTTTTACAGGAAAAGGTACCGAAGTTCACAGACTAAAAACTCGCCCGAAGTAGTACAGCTTACATCTAAAaggacctggattcaaatccaggctaTGTTATTCTTAAAACGCATGTGCTTAAACCATGCTACTTAAGTTCCAGTTTGtgagaaatattttgaatatcttaCAGACAGTTGCTCAAAAACTGGAATCAGTGAAGTCTGTTAGTTTTAAAGAAATGCCTTTTATACTTAAGGACATTGactttctggatttttctttccaGGTGGCATAGATATAGATGCATTTCAGGAGCGCGAGGAGGGTCGTGCAGGGCCAGATGATAACGAGGAGGTCATGCGAGCACTACTCATTCATGAGAAGAAGACCCCCTCGGCCACGGCAGGCTCGGTGGGGGCAGCTGCTCCTGTGACCCCTGCCAACGGCAGTGACTCAGAGAGTGAGACCAGTGAGTCAGACGATGACTCCCCACCTCGACCGGCAGCTGTGGCAGCGCATCATCGGGacgaggatgaggaggaggacgATGAGTTTGAGGAAGTAGCAGATGACCCCATTGTTATGGTGGCTGGCCGTCCGTTCTCCTACAGCGAAGTGAGCCAGCGGCCAGAGCTGGTGGCCCAGATGACACCAGAGGAGAAGGAAGCATACATAGCAATGGGACAACGCATGTTTGAGGACCTTTTTGAGTGAGCTTTCCctaccttttcttcctttctctaatgctcatttcaaaaagaaattccCTACCCTTGACGAAAAGTGCTTAAGTGGCATTCTGCCCTTCTCGAAGTAAAGCAGCTAAACAATAATGGGAGAGAAAGTTTGATTTTTATGCCAGAAGCTTCCCCACAGGTAGGTTGGCTATATAAGCATTTCCTTCCCTGCTATTTTTACAGTATATCTTACTGTATTTCATATTTGCCTAATCTTTTTCCTTTATAAGAcccatttttctcccttctgaaaTGAGTGCAGGAGATCTGTGAGATAAATTCTTCCTGTCTGCCTGTAGAAGCCCACTATGATAGGTTACACTAATTCACTGATcacatccttttaaaaatctgttctgaCCAAGCGTTCCAAACAACTCCCAATATTGCTGCCAAGCGGCTTGGCAACGGGCAAATCACTGATGAGAgataaaataagtcttaaaacTGCATATTGCCACATAGTTGAGGATTGTAGTCAATATgtaaggggaggggagggatggataTGCCTAAATCTCATGATTAATATCTAAACCAAAATTTGTGTCTTTCGAACTGACTTGACTGATAGAGTCTGTTGTTTTGCTTAATGCCTTTTGGTTTGGATGTTGgatgatagaaaacaaaatacacttGGTAAACCCTTATgaggaaattaggaaaaaacaTGGATATAGGATGAGGAGTTGCTCTACAGGGTTGAATTGTGGAGAGCATTGGGAACAGTGCCTTTTAGAATTGCCTGAGTTTTTGCTGATTTGGAAATCCTTTATGGAAAGCTAAGACTggtccctttccttttcctgtcttttaCAGTGCCATAAATTGTTTAATGAGACCATTCCAGCAGAAATCAGCATATAACAATTGattacttctctcttttctctcaacaTCATTGaagtccttctttgtctctcttttgaTTCTTGTCGGACATGGTGTTTTAGAGTGCATCCAGTACATTATTGAACATTGTAACCTCAAGGaacatagtttatttttggttctGATATGTAGCATGGTATTATTCCCTAaagcagaactttaaaaataaagaactttcatGCAAGGGTCTATAGCAATtgtattttttgtaatatttttccttgcattgtaatttttaagtatttatcattttatagtaCATGCGTGAAGATAGATTTTAGAGTATCTGAGCCTTGTATGAAGTGATGTTTCATTTATCTGGGTTGTATTAATGACTGAATATTGACAATAAATCTATTTTATACTGACTGAAATTTGTTAATTTCTAGCCCTGTAACATCTTGGAGCATAattaaaatgaatacttttcCCATTAAAGCAATGTTTCAGACTTCTTTCTCTTAATAGTCATATTTCAAATAACAGGTGCAGTTGTTATGTGGTCTAAATTTTTTCTGGCAATAAGCTGCCTTAAGAATGACTTTTGTGTATGTATCTTGTACGTATGGGCCTATTCAACTTctttaaacattgtttttaaactttcataGTTCTAGAAAGaagttcatttaaataaaatatgaatcagGTGTTTTAAAACATAGTTTTAGGGGCAACCTGGATGGCTaggttggttaagcttctgactcttgatttcagcttgggtcatgatctcaggatcatggcaccaagccctgtgttgggctttgcaagcggggagtctgctcaggattccctctctccctctgcccctcccccgtgcttgctcgctcactctctctcaaataaataacaaatctttaaaaaaataataaaatgtagttGTAGGTGAACTGTCAGCTCTTTATATcagtgaataaatgtttcttggtATTTTTTCTTGAGTCTAACAACTTGCATGTTCTGCTTCCTAGAGCAACtgttctagtttttctttttctgttatctACCAGCTTCTTAGAGTATCACATAAACTAGTTGCATAtttctttcctctccattttgCGGTTTGTGTCTTGCCCTATTACTACACTGAAATGGCTTTCTCCAGTCGTAATTGTCCAACATAACAAACCTTTATTCCTCAGTCTTTTTGGCTGCTTTTCAGTCTTTGATGCTATCCATCCTTTctccttaaaacattttcatttggtAACCTAGCCATTATGCTGTCTTGGTTCTCCTTACTTCATTGGCTATTCCTTCTCAGTCTTCagactttatttcttcctctgctgTATGTATGAACATACCTCAAGGCCTAGttcatctgtgtgtatgtgtatgtgtatggaaTTTGTGTTACAGAAGAATGTCATGAGTGAAGACACAAATATGAAAGTATTTATTGCATTCAAACACtgttgcaataaataaataaatgaatatagatACACTAAATATGCATTGATCAGGAATTGAACTATGTTCCCATGAAGTCCTGTAGCTGTTAAAAAGAATGTATTGATGGGAAAAGATATCCATTATGTGTTAAGTATAGAAGGATTCTGTTTTTCtacatgtgtatgtgtaaagAAGAAAGTTTCTAATAGTACTTAGTATGTGTCTTTACATAtgttgactcatttaatcctgtaTAACAAATCTGTGAGGTAGATATTtgtatttaaagatatatataattaGGGATGTCAATTACAGTGGTCCTAATGTGTTATAGTGGGAAAGATACCCCCTTTTTGGAAAAAGGATCaaatagatatttaaagaagttcatgtagaaaatgtgcagtagaattaaagaaatagggtaacaaaagcaaactttttaTATTAATACTAGGACTTTTAGGTGtgacttactttttaaaaatcctggctTCATCATTTCCTTAGAGAAATATCTCTGATTTTGTGCTcaaaattaataggaaaatataaatcagtaTGTAAAATTTTGGACTTATCCCCATATTTCAACAACATACCTAAGGACTCAATAGAATTTGACATTACTTCATCAGACAGATTTATGTCTATTGAATGGCACAATAATCTGGTGAGAAAAGCCAGTCAGTGACACAAATGACTGAAAATGGGAACCCTGTCAGTTATCAGCCTCTGAAGCTCTAGTAAGGGCAAGCTCACACACGAGGTTCATCAATAGATGTAGTCAC of the Halichoerus grypus chromosome 1, mHalGry1.hap1.1, whole genome shotgun sequence genome contains:
- the GTF2E1 gene encoding general transcription factor IIE subunit 1 isoform X1 — its product is MADPDVLTEVPAALKRLAKYVIRGFYGIEHALALDILIRNPCVKEEDMLELLKFDRKQLRSVLNNLKGDKFIKCRMRVETAADGKTTRHNYYFINYRTLVNVVKYKLDHMRRRIETDERDSTNRASFKCPVCSSTFTDLEANQLFDPMTGTFRCTFCHTEVEEDESAMPKKDARTLLARFNEQIEPIYALLRETEDVNLAYEILEPEPTEIPALKQSKDRAATTAGAPGLAGGHHREAWATKGPSYEDLYTQNVVINMDDQEDHRASLEGKSAKERPIWLRESTVQGAYSSEEMKEGGIDIDAFQEREEGRAGPDDNEEVMRALLIHEKKTPSATAGSVGAAAPVTPANGSDSESETSESDDDSPPRPAAVAAHHRDEDEEEDDEFEEVADDPIVMVAGRPFSYSEVSQRPELVAQMTPEEKEAYIAMGQRMFEDLFDAINCLMRPFQQKSAYNN
- the GTF2E1 gene encoding general transcription factor IIE subunit 1 isoform X2 encodes the protein MADPDVLTEVPAALKRLAKYVIRGFYGIEHALALDILIRNPCVKEEDMLELLKFDRKQLRSVLNNLKGDKFIKCRMRVETAADGKTTRHNYYFINYRTLVNVVKYKLDHMRRRIETDERDSTNRASFKCPVCSSTFTDLEANQLFDPMTGTFRCTFCHTEVEEDESAMPKKDARTLLARFNEQIEPIYALLRETEDVNLAYEILEPEPTEIPALKQSKDRAATTAGAPGLAGGHHREAWATKGPSYEDLYTQNVVINMDDQEDHRASLEGKSAKERPIWLRESTVQGAYSSEEMKEGGIDIDAFQEREEGRAGPDDNEEVMRALLIHEKKTPSATAGSVGAAAPVTPANGSDSESETSESDDDSPPRPAAVAAHHRDEDEEEDDEFEEVADDPIVMVAGRPFSYSEVSQRPELVAQMTPEEKEAYIAMGQRMFEDLFEW
- the GTF2E1 gene encoding general transcription factor IIE subunit 1 isoform X3, giving the protein MADPDVLTEVPAALKRLAKYVIRGFYGIEHALALDILIRNPCVKEEDMLELLKFDRKQLRSVLNNLKGDKFIKCRMRVETAADGKTTRHNYYFINYRTLVNVVKYKLDHMRRRIETDERDSTNRASFKCPVCSSTFTDLEANQLFDPMTGTFRCTFCHTEVEEDESAMPKKDARTLLARFNEQIEPIYALLRETEDVNLAYEILEPEPTEIPALKQSKDRAATTAGAPGLAGGHHREAWATKGPSYEDLYTQNVVINMDDQEDHRASLEGKSAKERPIWLRESTVQGAYSSEEMKEGGIDIDAFQEREEGRAGPDDNEEVMRALLIHEKKTPSATAGSVGAAAPVTPANGSDSESETSESDDDSPPRPAAVAAHHRDEDEEEDDEFEEVADDPIVMVAGRPFSYSEVSQRPELVAQMTPEEKEAYIAMGQRMFEDLFE